The following coding sequences are from one Methanobrevibacter wolinii SH window:
- a CDS encoding C-GCAxxG-C-C family protein, with protein MDLNSKEISKKIEDYRKDYSCSQATLMGLCEDCDIDVEDLSKIALGFSGGIGGTFADGTCGAITGAVMALGILADEDDIKPMSKELFNEFQDKYGSVKCGAISKNGEDKSPCVDVCLFAGNKVCELLKD; from the coding sequence ATGGATTTAAATTCAAAAGAGATATCTAAAAAAATAGAGGATTATAGAAAAGATTATAGTTGTTCACAAGCTACACTTATGGGACTTTGTGAAGACTGTGATATTGATGTTGAAGATTTATCTAAAATTGCTCTTGGATTTTCTGGTGGAATTGGAGGAACATTTGCTGATGGTACTTGTGGTGCTATAACTGGTGCTGTTATGGCATTAGGTATTTTAGCTGATGAAGATGATATAAAACCTATGTCTAAAGAATTGTTTAATGAATTTCAAGATAAATATGGTTCTGTAAAATGTGGAGCTATATCTAAAAATGGTGAAGATAAATCTCCATGTGTTGATGTTTGTTTATTTGCAGGTAATAAGGTCTGTGAACTTTTAAAAGATTAA
- a CDS encoding collagen binding domain-containing protein — protein MKNYNKFIFLGLFIIVIVCLTSVSATDSSVMNYTDCIPSNNSYDYQFVNTSSNYQSEDNYSTSNNNITKLRNNSPIEANTTTRIITNDSSLEGNPIYINVSVSSEGKAINFGNATIYIIGSNKTISHTASINNNSFIWTPRNPGIYNITIIYNGGNFGNYTYLKSNSTKYGYIVNPIDLKVDNITVYYTDDAKLTGKISSNGKVLVNHTIIFNVLGHNYTATTNEEGEASIPLDLSPGKYNVYTYIPRTSIVVESTINVIVNKSLIHIIVADLNKDFRDSKKYTVKLLYKDVPITNTTVVISLLNVKYNVKTDKQGIGYLIVNLNPGKYKFTVNTNVYGYSISKSSNVIVNKWIKSKTSLIVSSVSKKYLDAAYTAKVLYKNNPISGIKVYFTIKGKTYARITNSKGIATFNINLGIGNYPIISKINVASVLLSKKASIKILKANPSLYFKNVDMDYTIVNNTPVLKYSIKRGKTVSLSFMYKTNVLSSFKVSIGINSFRNYKWFKTNSKGIINYPTNKLKIGKNNFVITLYSNNRNYNSLRWNIPITIKK, from the coding sequence ATGAAAAATTATAATAAATTTATATTCTTAGGTTTATTTATAATTGTAATTGTCTGTCTTACTAGTGTATCTGCTACAGATTCATCTGTAATGAATTATACTGATTGTATTCCTTCTAATAATTCATATGATTATCAGTTTGTAAATACATCATCTAATTATCAATCTGAGGATAATTATAGTACTTCAAATAATAATATTACAAAACTAAGAAATAACTCCCCTATTGAAGCTAATACTACTACTAGGATAATTACAAATGATTCTTCTTTAGAAGGTAATCCTATATACATCAATGTATCTGTTAGCTCTGAAGGTAAGGCAATTAATTTTGGTAATGCAACAATATACATTATTGGATCTAATAAAACAATTTCCCATACTGCTAGTATAAATAATAATTCATTTATTTGGACACCTAGAAATCCAGGTATATACAATATTACAATTATTTATAATGGTGGTAATTTTGGAAATTATACTTATTTAAAATCAAATTCTACAAAATATGGATATATTGTAAATCCTATTGATCTAAAAGTAGATAATATTACAGTATATTATACTGATGATGCAAAACTTACTGGGAAAATAAGTTCAAATGGTAAAGTTTTAGTTAATCATACTATTATATTTAATGTTTTAGGCCATAATTATACAGCTACTACAAATGAAGAAGGTGAAGCATCAATACCTCTTGATTTAAGTCCAGGTAAATATAATGTTTATACTTATATTCCTAGAACATCTATTGTTGTAGAATCTACTATTAATGTAATAGTAAATAAATCATTAATTCATATTATAGTAGCTGATTTAAATAAAGATTTTAGAGATAGTAAAAAATATACTGTAAAATTATTATATAAAGATGTTCCAATTACAAATACTACTGTAGTTATCAGTCTTTTAAATGTAAAATATAATGTAAAAACAGATAAACAAGGTATTGGATATTTAATTGTAAACTTAAATCCAGGTAAATATAAATTCACTGTAAATACTAATGTTTATGGTTATAGTATATCTAAATCTTCTAATGTTATTGTAAATAAATGGATTAAATCTAAAACTTCACTTATTGTTTCTAGTGTAAGTAAAAAATATTTAGATGCAGCTTATACTGCTAAGGTATTATATAAGAATAATCCAATTTCTGGTATTAAAGTATATTTTACAATTAAAGGTAAAACATATGCAAGAATTACAAATTCTAAAGGAATTGCTACATTTAATATAAATTTAGGTATTGGTAATTATCCAATTATCTCTAAGATAAATGTTGCTAGTGTATTATTAAGTAAAAAAGCTTCAATTAAAATACTTAAAGCAAATCCTTCACTTTATTTTAAAAATGTAGATATGGATTATACAATTGTTAATAATACACCAGTATTAAAATATTCTATAAAAAGAGGTAAAACTGTTTCTTTATCTTTTATGTATAAAACTAATGTTTTATCATCATTTAAAGTAAGTATTGGTATTAATTCTTTTAGAAATTATAAATGGTTTAAAACCAATTCTAAAGGTATTATAAATTATCCAACTAATAAATTAAAAATTGGTAAAAATAATTTTGTAATTACATTATACTCAAATAATAGAAATTATAACTCTTTAAGATGGAATATTCCAATTACAATTAAAAAATAA
- a CDS encoding flavodoxin family protein, protein MKILGINTSPRPDSNVKAAMEVALSTAQEEGAETVIISTNKLDISPCQSDNYCKAHDGHCAIQDNMQAIYKKIEDSDVIVFGSPIYFSDVSAQAKLIIDRLYSYFMNEDYQKLFANKKVFFITSNGVAPAESFEPSLETQMNAFNILGFQKGDILSLSENNEPGAFKNKDDQIQEAKEFGKKLL, encoded by the coding sequence ATGAAAATTTTAGGAATTAATACAAGTCCAAGACCAGATAGTAATGTTAAAGCTGCAATGGAAGTTGCACTTTCAACTGCACAAGAAGAAGGTGCTGAAACTGTTATTATTAGTACAAATAAATTAGATATTTCTCCATGTCAATCTGATAATTATTGTAAAGCACATGATGGTCATTGTGCAATTCAAGATAATATGCAAGCTATTTATAAAAAAATTGAAGATTCTGATGTTATTGTATTCGGAAGTCCAATTTATTTCTCTGATGTAAGTGCACAAGCTAAATTAATTATTGATAGATTATATTCTTACTTCATGAATGAAGATTATCAAAAATTATTTGCTAATAAAAAAGTATTCTTTATTACTAGTAATGGTGTTGCACCTGCTGAATCATTTGAACCATCACTTGAAACACAAATGAATGCTTTTAATATACTTGGTTTCCAAAAAGGAGATATTTTAAGTTTAAGTGAAAATAATGAACCAGGAGCTTTTAAAAACAAAGATGATCAAATTCAAGAAGCAAAAGAATTTGGTAAAAAATTATTATAA
- a CDS encoding DUF4258 domain-containing protein, which yields MNAFDRFVIGDTDNIEWCFENRHFNKRLLDNGISREFIVDTVYNEEPINYEHSGKNQYAVIFPAPSTKNYSEIKVIFACNDNKIDLVTIMPHGKTNRQQNTYKSDSYKKKEKMINKAKSKRDYL from the coding sequence ATGAATGCATTTGATAGATTTGTAATTGGAGATACAGATAATATAGAATGGTGTTTTGAAAATAGACATTTTAATAAAAGATTATTAGATAATGGTATTTCAAGAGAATTTATAGTAGATACTGTTTATAATGAGGAACCAATAAATTATGAACATAGTGGTAAAAACCAATATGCAGTTATATTTCCTGCACCAAGTACAAAGAATTACTCTGAAATTAAAGTAATATTTGCATGTAATGATAATAAAATAGATCTTGTTACAATAATGCCTCATGGAAAAACTAATCGTCAACAAAATACTTATAAATCAGATTCATATAAAAAGAAAGAAAAAATGATTAATAAAGCAAAATCTAAAAGAGATTATTTATAA